A stretch of Pseudomonadota bacterium DNA encodes these proteins:
- a CDS encoding AMP-binding protein produces MDYQAILSAERRADLSARGLWLNRLFSDALDDVAARTPDALAIVDHNSMTGASTRMSYAELQRLSVRLACALAAQGVQRGDVVAVQLPNWWHYAALYIACVRIGAVINPLMPVFRERELEYMLGFAEAKLWVVPREFRGFDYPAMAASLRGVLPKLEKVFVVGGADAASSFEAVLLERAWETEVDASALFAARRMQADDVTEIMYTSGTTGQPKGVMHTANTLMCKCLLASELFGFGASDAIFMGSPLAHQTGFLYGALFSIYHGTPCVMQDVWEPVMASRVISQEHCTITMGATPFLSDLVRTEAAKAFDTSCLRLFLCSGAPIPRVLVEDARASHPNMYVMSAWGMTEMGITTATYPGDPLEKVLDTDGRALPHQAVRVLDDAGVPVAHGVEGRLQARCATTFVGYLKRPEAYGVDDEGWIETGDNARMDADGYIRITGRSKDIIIRGGENIPVVEVEALLYRHPAIEDAAVVAMPDARLGERGCAFVTLRAGASLDFRGMIEYLNGCRMMKQYLPERLEIIAAFPRTPSGKIQKFKLREQARSLTPMSLAP; encoded by the coding sequence ATGGATTACCAGGCAATACTGAGCGCGGAGCGCCGCGCGGATTTGAGCGCGCGCGGCCTGTGGTTGAACCGCCTGTTCAGCGATGCGCTGGACGACGTGGCGGCGCGCACGCCCGATGCGCTCGCCATCGTCGATCACAACAGCATGACCGGCGCCTCCACGCGCATGAGCTATGCCGAGCTCCAGCGCCTGTCGGTGCGTCTCGCCTGTGCGCTGGCCGCGCAAGGCGTGCAACGCGGCGACGTGGTGGCGGTGCAGCTGCCGAACTGGTGGCATTACGCGGCGCTGTACATCGCCTGCGTGCGCATCGGCGCAGTGATCAATCCCTTGATGCCGGTGTTCCGTGAGCGCGAGCTGGAATACATGCTGGGCTTTGCCGAAGCCAAGCTGTGGGTGGTGCCGCGTGAGTTCCGCGGCTTCGATTACCCGGCCATGGCCGCGTCATTGCGCGGCGTGCTGCCCAAGCTGGAAAAGGTTTTCGTGGTCGGCGGCGCCGATGCGGCAAGCAGTTTCGAGGCCGTGCTGCTCGAACGCGCGTGGGAAACGGAAGTCGACGCCTCGGCGCTGTTCGCGGCGCGCCGCATGCAGGCCGACGACGTCACCGAGATCATGTACACCTCGGGCACCACCGGCCAGCCCAAGGGCGTGATGCACACCGCCAACACGCTCATGTGCAAATGCCTGCTGGCCAGCGAGCTGTTCGGCTTCGGTGCGAGCGACGCCATCTTCATGGGCTCGCCGCTCGCGCACCAGACCGGCTTCCTGTACGGCGCGCTCTTCTCGATTTACCACGGCACGCCGTGCGTGATGCAGGACGTGTGGGAGCCGGTGATGGCTTCGCGCGTGATAAGCCAGGAACACTGCACCATCACCATGGGCGCCACGCCGTTTTTGAGCGACCTGGTGCGTACCGAGGCGGCCAAGGCCTTCGATACCTCGTGCCTGCGCCTGTTCCTGTGTTCCGGCGCGCCGATACCGCGCGTGCTGGTGGAAGATGCGCGCGCGAGTCATCCCAACATGTACGTGATGAGCGCGTGGGGCATGACCGAGATGGGCATCACCACCGCCACCTATCCCGGCGACCCGCTGGAGAAAGTGCTGGACACCGATGGCCGCGCGCTGCCGCACCAGGCCGTGCGTGTGCTCGACGACGCTGGTGTGCCAGTCGCGCATGGGGTCGAAGGGCGTTTGCAGGCGCGTTGCGCGACGACCTTTGTCGGTTACCTGAAACGCCCGGAAGCCTACGGCGTCGACGATGAGGGCTGGATCGAAACCGGCGACAACGCGCGCATGGATGCCGACGGCTATATCCGCATCACCGGCCGCTCCAAGGACATCATCATCCGCGGCGGCGAGAACATCCCGGTGGTGGAAGTCGAAGCGCTGCTCTATCGCCATCCGGCCATCGAGGACGCGGCGGTGGTGGCCATGCCCGATGCGCGCCTCGGTGAACGCGGCTGCGCGTTCGTCACCCTGCGCGCCGGTGCGAGCCTCGATTTCCGCGGCATGATTGAATATCTCAACGGCTGCCGCATGATGAAGCAATACCTGCCGGAGCGGCTCGAGATCATCGCGGCTTTTCCGCGCACGCCCAGCGGCAAGATCCAGAAATTCAAACTGCGCGAACAGGCCAGGAGCCTGACGCCGATGTCGCTCGCGCCCTGA
- a CDS encoding SMP-30/gluconolactonase/LRE family protein, whose product MALQEIPLASASKVALGVKRPEDVVVARDGTVWLSDQASACARLNADGSITRVGRAGGAPNGINMDRQGRVLIANFGGPEDGHGPLQRLDPATGEVELLVGELGGRKLFGCNYPLVDSQDRIWCSHSTWGSLDAAWDGQDDGLVFRLDPDGRVTVVAEGIQFANGMAFDAGEQHLYVCQTTSCSVVRYALRADGSLGPAEAYGPKLGLTHKEVQAQRPVTPALRSQLGPTDGCGFDVEGNLWVTLVLANKVVAITPRGEVVTMLSDPGGVIMHSPTNVSWGGADMRDLYIGSVTRDYVVKVRSPLPGLPLVHQL is encoded by the coding sequence ATGGCATTGCAGGAGATCCCGCTCGCGAGCGCGAGCAAGGTCGCACTCGGCGTGAAGCGACCGGAAGACGTGGTGGTGGCACGCGATGGCACGGTGTGGCTGTCGGACCAGGCGAGCGCCTGCGCGCGCTTGAACGCCGATGGCAGCATCACGCGCGTCGGCCGCGCCGGCGGCGCGCCCAATGGCATCAACATGGACCGCCAGGGTCGCGTGTTGATCGCCAACTTCGGCGGACCGGAAGACGGACACGGGCCGCTGCAACGCCTCGACCCCGCCACCGGCGAAGTCGAACTCCTGGTCGGTGAACTCGGTGGGCGCAAGCTGTTCGGCTGCAACTACCCGCTGGTCGACAGCCAGGATCGCATCTGGTGCAGTCATTCCACCTGGGGTTCGCTGGATGCCGCGTGGGACGGCCAGGACGATGGCCTGGTGTTCCGCCTCGATCCCGACGGACGCGTGACGGTGGTCGCCGAAGGCATCCAGTTCGCCAACGGCATGGCCTTCGATGCCGGCGAGCAACATCTCTACGTGTGCCAGACCACCAGTTGCAGCGTGGTGCGCTACGCGCTCCGCGCCGATGGTTCGCTGGGGCCGGCCGAAGCCTATGGCCCCAAGCTCGGCCTCACCCACAAGGAAGTGCAGGCGCAACGTCCGGTGACGCCGGCGCTGCGCAGCCAGCTCGGGCCGACCGATGGCTGCGGCTTCGACGTCGAAGGCAACCTGTGGGTGACCTTGGTGTTGGCCAACAAGGTCGTCGCCATCACGCCGCGGGGTGAAGTGGTGACCATGCTCTCCGACCCGGGCGGCGTGATCATGCACAGCCCGACCAACGTGTCGTGGGGCGGGGCGGACATGCGCGATCTCTACATCGGCAGCGTGACCCGCGACTACGTCGTGAAAGTACGCAGCCCGCTGCCCGGCCTGCCGCTCGTTCATCAACTCTGA
- a CDS encoding phosphotransferase family protein, with the protein MSAANDPKLEARILDYLKSRIPGGRDFALANVSRIAVGWSHETWLFDLEYREDGREVTRGMCLRRDPGNALLRHLSSLDEQYRVLKCLEGTALPTPKVYWYEDDLAILDMPFLVMEKVPGSCPSPWGRDGRAYYQAAAERGTLPASFTSTLATLHTLDWRAAGLEFLGVPATGPEFALREIAKWKELIALSDAAPEPILTDLIAWLEANAPSSEHVTLVHGAYRTGNLLIDDDRISAVLDWELQVLGDPMYDVAYVLSDLNREGTPLLSNLVERDAFFRDYEAQTGFTIDIERCRYYNALYAMRSVAFWMSASGLYASGRSDDIRLARTAWSVPVVLERAATELGY; encoded by the coding sequence ATGAGCGCGGCCAACGACCCCAAGCTCGAGGCGCGCATCCTCGACTACCTGAAGAGCCGCATTCCCGGCGGCCGTGACTTCGCGCTCGCGAATGTCTCGCGCATCGCGGTCGGCTGGTCGCACGAGACCTGGCTGTTCGACCTCGAGTATCGCGAGGACGGCCGCGAAGTGACGCGCGGCATGTGCCTGCGCCGCGATCCGGGCAATGCCTTGCTGCGTCACCTGTCGAGTCTCGATGAACAATACCGCGTGCTGAAATGCCTGGAAGGCACGGCGCTGCCGACGCCCAAGGTCTACTGGTACGAAGATGATCTGGCGATCCTCGACATGCCGTTCCTGGTCATGGAAAAAGTGCCGGGCAGCTGTCCGAGCCCGTGGGGCCGCGACGGTCGCGCCTATTACCAGGCCGCCGCCGAGCGCGGCACCCTGCCGGCGAGTTTCACTTCGACGCTGGCCACCTTGCACACCCTCGACTGGCGCGCCGCCGGCCTCGAATTCCTCGGCGTGCCGGCCACCGGTCCCGAGTTCGCGCTGCGCGAGATCGCCAAGTGGAAGGAATTGATCGCGCTGTCCGACGCCGCGCCCGAACCGATACTGACCGACCTCATCGCCTGGCTGGAAGCCAATGCGCCGAGTTCGGAACACGTGACCCTGGTGCACGGCGCCTACCGCACCGGCAACCTGCTCATCGACGATGACCGCATCTCGGCGGTGCTGGACTGGGAGCTGCAGGTGCTGGGCGACCCGATGTACGACGTTGCCTACGTGCTGTCGGACTTGAACCGCGAAGGCACGCCGCTGCTGTCCAACCTGGTCGAGCGCGATGCCTTCTTCCGCGACTACGAAGCGCAGACCGGTTTCACCATCGACATCGAACGCTGCCGTTACTACAACGCGCTGTACGCGATGCGCTCGGTGGCGTTCTGGATGAGCGCCTCGGGCCTCTATGCCAGCGGCCGCAGTGATGACATCCGCCTGGCGCGCACCGCGTGGTCGGTGCCGGTGGTGCTGGAGCGCGCGGCGACGGAGCTGGGGTACTGA